In Streptomyces sp. NBC_00344, the genomic window GGAAGAGCGCGGGCAGCCAGACGCACATGCCGTACACCCGGCGGAAGCGCCGCAGCGCGAGCCGTTCGCCCTCGACACCGTTCTGCGCGCAGACGAGCGGAAGCACCTCGCCTGCCGTCGCGCCGGTTCCGGCCACCGGTCGCGGCGCCCAGGCGTCGAGTGCGGCGACGCTGTCCTGCGTCTTCACGGCGAGGACGAGGACGTCATCGGCGCGCAGGTCAACGGCCCCCGGCCGGTCGGCCACCGGCAGATGATGCGTACGGGCCCCCTGCGGGGTCACCAGCCGAAGTCCGCCCTCCCGCAGCGCCCGGTAGTGCGCACCGCGGGCCACCAGGACCACATCGTTGCCGCTCTCCGCCAGTCGGCCGCCGATGGCACCGCCTACCGCACCCGCCCCGATGATGATGTAGCGCATACGGATGACCTTTACACATTCCGATAGCGTCCGGCCATGATCAACGACACGTTTCTGCTCGGCGGCTCACTCCCGGTGCGGCGTATCGGATTCGGTACCGCGCAGCTGACCGGCGCCGGGTACTGGGGGCCGCGCGGTGAGCGGGGCGAGGCCGTGGGTGTACTGCGGCGGGCCGTGGAGCGTGGTGTCACGCTCATCGACACCGCCGACAACTACGGGCCCGATATCGCGGAGGAACTGATTGCCGATGCTCTCCACCCCTACCCGGCCGATCTGGTGATCGCGACCAAGGGCGGAGTCGTACGTACCGGGGCGGATGCCTGGCACATCGCGGGCCGCCCCGAGCAGTTGCGGGCGATGTGCGAAGCGAGTCTGCGCCGGCTGCGGGTGGACACCATCGACCTGTACCAGCTGCACCGGCTCGACCCGCGGGTGCCGATGGACGAGCAGCTGGGCGCCCTCGATGCGCTGAGGCGGGAGGGTAAGATCCGGTACATCGGCCTGGACACCATCACCGCCGAACAGCTGGAGCGGGCACTCTCCCTGACCGGGATCGCCTCCGTGCAGAACCGCTTCAACCTCATCGACCGTCTCTCGGACGACGTACTGACGCTGTGCGAAGAACACGGTCTCGCCTTTCTGCCCTGGTTTCCGCTGGCCAACGGCGCCCTGGCGGCAGAGTCCTGGTCGCCGCTCACCGCCGTGGCCGACCGGCACGGCGCCACCGGAGGGCAACTGGCGCTGGCCTGGCTGCTGCATCGCTCCCCCGTTCTGGTGCCGGCACCGGGCACCGGCTCGGCCGGACATCTCGAGGAGAACCTGGACGCGGTGCGGCTCAGGCTGTCGGACGACGACATGAAGGAGCTGAACGACCTGTGAGCGATGTGGTGATCCGGGCGAAGGACGTCGATCTCGTGAGGGACGGCAGACTGCTGCTCGCATCCGTGTCGATGACCGTGCACAGCGGAGAGCACTGGGCACTGCTGGGCTCGAACGGCGCGGGCAAGTCCACGCTGCTCGGCCTGCTCGGGGCGGTGGGCCATCCGACCCGGGGAACGGTGGAGATCCTCGGGGACACGCTCGGCCGGGTCGATCTGCGTCAACTCCGTGCCCGGCTCGGGCACGTCAACCCCCGCCATCCGCTGCATTCGCCGTTGCGGGCGCGTGATGTCGTACTGACCGGGCTGACCAACTCCATCGAGCTGGTGCCGCGCCGGTCCCCCACGGCGGAACAGACCGCACGGGCCGAGCGGCTGCTCGCGATGCTGGGCATGCACGGGGACAAGGTCGCATCCCGGTGGCCGACGCTCTCGCAGGGCGAGCGCGGCCGTACCCTCATCGCCCGTGCGCTGATGCCCAGCCCTCGGCTCCTGCTGCTGGACGAGCCGGCCACCGGCCTGGATCTGGCGGCCCGCGAACAGCTGCTGAGCAGCCTGGACACGCTGCGGGGTGAGCATCCGGAACTGGCGACGGTCCTGGTCACCCACCATCTGGAGGAGCTACCCGCTTCGACGACGCATGCGATGCTGCTGCGCGACGGACAGTGTCTTGATTCCGGGCCCGCCGACGAGGTGCTCACCACAGACCGTGTCAGCTCGTGCTTCGACCATCCGGTGCGGATCACCCGGACGGAAGGGCGCTGGTCGGCCCGAGCCCACCGGGCACCCTCCGTGCTGGCCCAGCCGGGAGCGCGGTGGTGACGCTCAGCCGGTGGCCGGATCC contains:
- a CDS encoding aldo/keto reductase, which produces MINDTFLLGGSLPVRRIGFGTAQLTGAGYWGPRGERGEAVGVLRRAVERGVTLIDTADNYGPDIAEELIADALHPYPADLVIATKGGVVRTGADAWHIAGRPEQLRAMCEASLRRLRVDTIDLYQLHRLDPRVPMDEQLGALDALRREGKIRYIGLDTITAEQLERALSLTGIASVQNRFNLIDRLSDDVLTLCEEHGLAFLPWFPLANGALAAESWSPLTAVADRHGATGGQLALAWLLHRSPVLVPAPGTGSAGHLEENLDAVRLRLSDDDMKELNDL
- a CDS encoding ABC transporter ATP-binding protein; translation: MSDVVIRAKDVDLVRDGRLLLASVSMTVHSGEHWALLGSNGAGKSTLLGLLGAVGHPTRGTVEILGDTLGRVDLRQLRARLGHVNPRHPLHSPLRARDVVLTGLTNSIELVPRRSPTAEQTARAERLLAMLGMHGDKVASRWPTLSQGERGRTLIARALMPSPRLLLLDEPATGLDLAAREQLLSSLDTLRGEHPELATVLVTHHLEELPASTTHAMLLRDGQCLDSGPADEVLTTDRVSSCFDHPVRITRTEGRWSARAHRAPSVLAQPGARW